In Cryptomeria japonica chromosome 10, Sugi_1.0, whole genome shotgun sequence, a genomic segment contains:
- the LOC131038535 gene encoding uncharacterized protein LOC131038535, with protein MFNENEIMNAQHRMNVLIYFCICNVLLQQPSHSYLPEVSQNNHTMSSSRPPIRKDPAWKYHEDFPGQRKGQTKCIFCKTIFHGGIYRLKYHIAGVRGHDADPCTKAVTEAVRDCYVMVEEIERKRKEKEDLTVIGRHAPLGTGTQLGCVGGPSSLPSYRPTHFATTHASGSASISASASASAPSHVPSTGSGSGSVSIGPRIRKSRLDTFFAPRTTLGSQQSLESMGWNKEVHDAAKMAVGRFWIYGSIPFFTARSPYWQEMVDALTICGAGFKAPSEFDLRGPILTELVNDVKKELGDQRQIWSTKGCTIMTDGWTDRRNRTLLNFLVSSAGGTVFIKSIDASAHCKNATYLCEQIEEVINEVGEENVVQVVTDNAPNYVAAGRLLMERRPSIVWTPCAAHCIDLMLEDIGKLPWVKTCVEKARNVCKFVYNHSWVLALMRQYTEHKELARPGITRFATNFITLQSMLRCKMALRRMIVGEEWSSSSYAATPAGKDMADCIFDERGFWSPCDEIVKFVKPLVVLLRVADGEKPAMGYIYEGMDRAKEGIKSIYAGDESKYGPIWQIIDKRWHHQLHRPIHAAAYYLNPAFHFSPTFRADAEVLDGLYSVMEKMAPVGCTQTDLMRELQLFSNAQGETFSRPIAK; from the exons atgttcaatGAGAATGAAATTATGAATGCACAACACAGAATGAATGTcttaatttatttttgcatttgtaatgttttattgcagcaacctTCACATTCTTATTTGCCTGAAGTTTCACAAAACAATCATACAATGTCCTCTTCTAGACctcccattagaaaggaccctgcttggaaatatcatgaggattttccagggcaaagaAAAGGGCAAACAAAGTGtatattttgcaaaacaatattccatggaggcatatatagattgaaataccatattgctggtgtgcgtgggcATGATGCCGACCCATGCACAAAAGCAGTCACTGAGGCCGTACGTGATTGCTATGTAatggttgaagaaattgaaaggaaaaggaaagaaaaagaggatctcacaGTCATTGGGAGACATGCACCTTTAGGAACAGGGACAcaattaggttgtgttggagggcctTCTTCCTTACCTTCATATCGTCCCACTCATTTTGCTACTACTCATGCTTCCGGTTCTGCTTCTATAAGTGCCAGTGCCAGTGCCTCTGCCCCTTCTCATGTTCCTAGCACTGGCAgtggtagtgggagtgttagcattggacctaggattcgtaaatctaggttggataccttTTTTGCACCTCGCACTACTCTTGGGTCCCAACAgtcacttgagagcatgggttggaacaaggaggtccatgatgctgctaaaatggcagttggcagatTTTGGATCTATGGCAGTATTCCATTCTTCACAGCCAG GTcaccttattggcaagaaatggttgatgcccttaccatttgtggggcggggttcaaagccccttctgagtttgatttgaggggacccattttgactgaattggtgaatgatgtgaagaaAGAATTGGGTGATCAACGCcaaatatggagcactaaaggttgcaccatcatgactgatggttggacagacaggagaaatagaactctccttaattttcttgtttcttccgcag ggggcaccgttttcatcaagtctattgatgcctccgcccattgcaagaatgccacctacctatgtgagcagatagaggaggtgattaatGAGGTGGGTGaagagaacgtggtacaggtggtgactgaCAATGcaccaaattatgttgctgcag gcagactattgatggagaggcgcccatctatagtttggactccatgtgccgcccattgcattgacctcatgttagaGGATATTGGAAAACTTCCATGGGTCAAGACATGTGTAGAAAAGGcaagaaatgtgtgcaaatttgtatataatcattcatgggtgttggctcttatgagacaatacacagagcataaggagttagctcgtccaggaatcacaagatttgccacaaacttcatcacattgcagtccatgcttcgtTGTAAGatggccttgagacgtatgattgttggtgaggagtggtcttcctcatcctatgctgccaccccagcagggaaagatatggcagactgcatttttgatgagcgaggcttttggagcccttgtgatgagatagtgaag tttgttaagcccttggtggttttgttgcgagttgcggatggagaaaagcccgcaatgggctacatatatgagggcatggatagggcgaaagagggcatcaaatctatctatgcaggagatgagagcaagtatggtcccatttggcagatcattgataagagatggcatcatcagcttcataggcccatccatgcagcagcctattatTTGAATCCGGCATTCCATTTTAGCCCTACTTTCAGGGCTGATGCGGAGGTCCTTGATGGGCTATACTCAGTCATGGAGAAGATGGCACCTGTTGGTTGTACTCAGACAGATCTTATgcgagagctacagttgttctcaaatgcacaaggggagaccttttcTCGTCCTATCGCCAAAtaa